In Methanobacterium aggregans, one DNA window encodes the following:
- a CDS encoding MBL fold metallo-hydrolase: MKIVPFPLKKSSNKGWKDVFSNPRPVTVESFKTGTVTLNMRGTLNPKHLNAGHIEDEDLEVPIMAHLVHHDDFGDYLLDTGLDASYCNDPRGNVRGIFSWIFTDEFQQEKDENIAYHLNKRGIKLEGVFLSHLHSDHMAGIRELPHDIQYVIGKGEKCLESKPFHYGGYFKGLEAIHEIDFSTVETMPPLGPSADLLGDGSLWAIHTPGHTKGHMSFLVNGLGGPLLLTIDACFIRENLERSVAPSSYTWNVERAQKSLDNILEFLREYPQVRVICGHEKP; this comes from the coding sequence ATGAAAATAGTACCATTTCCATTAAAAAAAAGTTCAAACAAAGGATGGAAGGATGTTTTCAGCAATCCAAGACCAGTTACAGTGGAAAGTTTTAAAACAGGAACTGTAACTCTGAATATGAGGGGAACACTGAATCCTAAACATCTCAATGCAGGTCATATTGAGGATGAAGACCTGGAAGTCCCGATAATGGCCCATCTTGTGCACCATGATGATTTTGGAGATTATCTCCTTGATACTGGGCTTGATGCGTCTTACTGTAACGATCCAAGGGGTAATGTTAGGGGAATTTTTTCATGGATCTTCACAGACGAGTTCCAACAGGAAAAAGATGAAAACATAGCTTATCATCTGAATAAAAGGGGAATAAAACTTGAAGGAGTATTTTTAAGCCATTTGCACTCGGACCACATGGCCGGGATAAGGGAGTTACCCCATGATATTCAGTACGTGATTGGTAAGGGTGAAAAATGCCTGGAATCCAAGCCATTTCACTACGGAGGTTACTTCAAGGGCCTTGAAGCTATCCATGAAATAGATTTTTCTACTGTAGAAACCATGCCTCCACTGGGGCCATCTGCTGATTTACTGGGCGACGGATCCCTCTGGGCCATCCACACACCTGGCCACACAAAGGGGCACATGTCATTTCTGGTTAACGGCTTAGGAGGACCTTTACTTCTAACCATTGATGCCTGCTTCATCAGGGAAAACCTGGAACGCAGTGTTGCACCCTCAAGTTACACCTGGAACGTTGAGAGGGCCCAGAAGAGTCTGGATAATATTCTGGAGTTTTTGAGGGAGTACCCTCAGGTCAGGGTTATTTGTGGGCATGAAAAACCATAA